Proteins encoded together in one uncultured Sphaerochaeta sp. window:
- a CDS encoding aminopeptidase, translating to MADPREEKLAKLLVKYSVKLQKGESCLINAVDVPTSMTEALIKAVYDAGGYPVVNIWNQRIERAMVENASKESLEAWADVDTYRMKQMDAFIGIRGIANVRELATIPAQSNLASTYYNIPVHMKTRLPYTKWVVLRYPTEIMAMQGGMGTREFEDFFYKVCTEVDYEAMARAMAEAKTFLDTVDQVHIKATGTDLQFSVKGMGWIPCAGEMNIPDGEIYSCPIKDSVNGTIAYNTASTYHGHQFKDVRFTFKDGKIVEAHSDDDALINEILDIDEGARYIGEFALGCNPGIMNPMDNILFDEKIYGSIHFTPGNAYEDCDNGNKSAVHWDLVQIQRGEYGGGEMYFDGELVRKDGVFVHPKLTCLNLSL from the coding sequence ATGGCAGATCCTAGAGAAGAGAAGCTGGCGAAGCTTCTGGTGAAGTATTCAGTAAAACTACAGAAGGGAGAATCCTGCTTGATCAATGCAGTGGATGTACCCACGAGCATGACTGAGGCCCTGATCAAGGCAGTCTATGATGCTGGTGGATATCCTGTAGTCAACATCTGGAACCAGAGAATTGAACGTGCGATGGTGGAAAACGCGAGCAAGGAGTCCTTGGAGGCATGGGCTGATGTAGATACCTATCGGATGAAGCAGATGGACGCGTTCATCGGCATCAGGGGTATTGCCAATGTCCGAGAACTTGCAACCATACCTGCCCAGTCCAATCTGGCAAGTACGTACTACAATATCCCTGTTCATATGAAGACCCGTCTTCCCTACACAAAGTGGGTGGTACTTCGTTATCCAACCGAAATCATGGCAATGCAGGGTGGTATGGGAACAAGGGAGTTCGAGGATTTCTTCTACAAGGTGTGTACTGAAGTAGATTATGAGGCGATGGCAAGAGCGATGGCGGAAGCAAAAACCTTTTTGGATACTGTTGACCAGGTGCATATCAAAGCAACAGGAACCGACTTGCAGTTCTCTGTGAAGGGAATGGGTTGGATACCCTGTGCAGGGGAGATGAATATCCCGGACGGGGAGATTTACTCATGCCCAATCAAGGATTCAGTGAATGGAACCATTGCCTACAACACTGCAAGCACCTATCACGGGCATCAGTTCAAGGATGTGCGATTCACTTTCAAGGATGGAAAGATTGTTGAGGCTCACAGTGATGATGATGCCTTGATCAATGAAATCCTTGACATCGATGAAGGGGCTCGTTACATCGGGGAGTTTGCACTTGGATGTAATCCAGGCATCATGAACCCCATGGATAATATCCTCTTTGACGAGAAAATCTATGGATCAATCCACTTTACCCCGGGTAATGCCTATGAAGATTGCGACAATGGAAACAAGTCAGCAGTCCACTGGGATTTGGTTCAGATCCAGAGAGGTGAGTATGGTGGCGGAGAGATGTACTTCGATGGTGAGCTGGTCAGGAAGGACGGTGTTTTTGTCCACCCGAAACTAACCTGCCTGAATCTTTCCCTCTAG
- a CDS encoding pseudouridine synthase has translation MNDTMRLKLVYEDHDILVVNKQANLPTVPLKTDPKDKLTLLGLVSLSFPEVLDVGGINTWEGGVLHRLDTATSGLVVIARTKEAYASLQAIQKADLFFKEYHALSHVYQDTTRAGFPPYPYEDPFMYKGREISIGSLFRRYGENRKEVRPVLADSPRHLLDKTTGTWYLTKVWYSGTEGDSQKFTCRLSSGFRHQVRAHLAWSGWPIDGDTVYKGAEAEHLALKAVAVEFPHPVTAQPMEIRI, from the coding sequence ATGAATGATACTATGCGATTGAAACTTGTCTATGAGGACCACGATATTCTGGTGGTGAACAAACAGGCAAACCTGCCCACCGTACCGTTGAAGACAGACCCGAAGGACAAGCTGACATTGCTTGGCCTGGTGTCATTGTCTTTCCCGGAGGTGTTGGATGTCGGGGGCATCAATACATGGGAGGGTGGTGTTTTGCACCGCTTGGATACCGCAACCAGTGGCCTGGTTGTCATTGCACGCACAAAGGAAGCCTATGCTTCCCTGCAGGCTATACAGAAAGCAGATCTTTTCTTCAAGGAGTATCATGCGCTTTCCCATGTATACCAAGACACCACAAGAGCTGGTTTTCCCCCCTATCCCTATGAAGATCCCTTTATGTATAAAGGCCGGGAGATTTCCATCGGAAGCCTCTTCAGGCGATATGGAGAAAATCGGAAGGAAGTTCGTCCTGTACTTGCCGATAGTCCCCGTCATCTACTCGACAAGACAACCGGTACATGGTATCTCACCAAGGTATGGTACAGTGGGACTGAGGGCGATTCCCAGAAGTTTACGTGTCGACTAAGCTCGGGGTTCCGTCACCAGGTTCGGGCCCATCTGGCTTGGAGTGGGTGGCCAATCGATGGCGATACGGTATACAAAGGGGCAGAGGCAGAGCATTTGGCTCTCAAGGCTGTGGCTGTGGAATTTCCCCACCCGGTAACAGCCCAACCAATGGAAATAAGAATCTAA
- a CDS encoding PHP domain-containing protein, whose product MLVPIDLHNHSCLSPCGDDDLTPSLLAVEAMEQGIEILALSDHNSARNLPAFAEACELCCILPLFGMEVTTSEEVHVLTLFPRLEDALEFGTFIEFLLPPIKNDRRLFGNQLVVNLEGEVQEEVNAMLAAATSLSFSDVVEEALSRDALVIPAHIDRFANSALANLGFLPDLPYSALEAMHPPVHADTHGLVVLTGSDAHSLEQVGRRTCSLEMQDCSYESLKKALAKRNLVAYRS is encoded by the coding sequence ATGCTGGTACCGATTGACCTACACAACCACAGCTGTCTATCCCCTTGCGGGGATGACGATCTTACCCCTTCCCTCCTTGCCGTGGAGGCCATGGAACAGGGTATCGAGATCCTTGCCCTAAGTGACCACAACAGCGCAAGGAATCTTCCAGCTTTTGCTGAGGCGTGTGAGCTTTGCTGCATTCTCCCCCTCTTTGGCATGGAAGTGACAACCAGCGAAGAGGTACATGTACTTACGCTTTTCCCGAGGTTGGAGGATGCCCTGGAATTTGGGACATTTATTGAGTTTCTCCTGCCACCAATCAAGAATGACAGGAGATTGTTCGGTAATCAGCTGGTGGTGAATCTTGAAGGCGAGGTACAGGAAGAAGTGAATGCGATGCTTGCTGCTGCCACCTCACTTTCCTTCTCCGATGTGGTGGAGGAGGCCTTGAGCCGGGATGCATTGGTCATCCCAGCACATATTGACCGGTTTGCAAACAGTGCCCTGGCCAATCTGGGCTTTCTTCCGGACCTTCCCTACAGCGCATTGGAGGCGATGCACCCCCCCGTGCATGCCGATACCCACGGCTTGGTGGTGCTTACCGGCTCGGATGCACACAGCCTTGAGCAGGTGGGAAGAAGAACCTGTTCCTTAGAGATGCAAGATTGCTCCTATGAGTCACTCAAGAAGGCGCTGGCCAAGCGAAACCTGGTAGCATACCGTTCCTAG
- a CDS encoding iron-sulfur binding hydrogenase, producing the protein MHVQDLAALEGFKAEHSELENWEITDAYCGDLLSDVMGNAPSESVLVTIQAHKNTVAVASLAGIRALVICNNRSVPSDMLEAAKEEDISIFTTKDTQFEASCKIAKALGRLDAGTD; encoded by the coding sequence ATGCATGTACAAGACCTTGCAGCCTTGGAAGGCTTCAAAGCAGAACATAGCGAATTGGAAAACTGGGAAATTACTGATGCCTATTGCGGGGATCTACTCAGTGATGTAATGGGGAATGCTCCCTCTGAGAGTGTTCTTGTCACCATTCAGGCCCACAAGAATACTGTAGCTGTCGCGTCCCTGGCGGGTATTCGCGCGCTGGTCATCTGCAACAACCGCAGTGTTCCTTCCGATATGCTGGAAGCAGCGAAGGAAGAGGATATCTCCATCTTTACCACCAAGGATACCCAGTTTGAAGCCAGCTGCAAGATTGCAAAAGCTTTGGGGAGACTTGATGCTGGTACCGATTGA
- a CDS encoding CBS domain-containing protein, whose protein sequence is MQEIPINTYNSPNVILELIYKLKIKDVMTTDLVTATKDTPLREIQYIMRERQVTGLPIVLGKRLIGIVSMDDIIQALDKGYINEKAQDHMTRNLIVLEDDMPISFAISYFDRFSYHRFPVLNKHKELVGMITSRDITSTLLVEINREIEDLEKRTRTTGLSEEMSGEIHTYSILKHDFENAGYASTEIKKRLKSAGIAPHVIRRAAIASYELEMNLVVHSDGGELIAEYSPQTIQITARDSGPGISDVESAMTAGWTTASEWIRSLGFGAGMGLPNVKSVADDFTIESTLNGTTVVCVIALHPNQEET, encoded by the coding sequence ATGCAAGAGATACCCATCAATACCTATAACTCGCCAAACGTCATCCTGGAGTTGATCTACAAACTGAAGATCAAGGATGTCATGACGACGGATCTGGTCACCGCTACCAAGGACACACCGCTGCGCGAAATACAGTACATCATGAGGGAGAGGCAGGTCACCGGACTGCCAATCGTACTCGGTAAGCGTCTTATCGGTATCGTCAGTATGGATGACATCATCCAGGCACTCGATAAGGGATATATCAATGAGAAAGCCCAGGACCATATGACACGCAACCTCATCGTCCTTGAGGATGATATGCCGATCTCTTTTGCAATCAGCTACTTCGACCGTTTCAGTTACCACCGATTCCCCGTCTTAAACAAGCATAAGGAACTGGTGGGAATGATCACCAGCCGGGATATCACCAGCACCCTGTTGGTGGAGATAAACAGGGAGATTGAGGATCTTGAGAAGAGGACCCGTACCACCGGCCTCAGCGAGGAGATGAGTGGGGAAATACACACCTACTCCATTCTCAAGCACGACTTTGAGAATGCAGGGTATGCCAGTACCGAGATAAAGAAACGACTCAAGAGTGCAGGGATTGCCCCTCATGTAATCCGTCGCGCTGCCATCGCAAGCTATGAGCTTGAGATGAATCTTGTGGTACACTCCGATGGTGGCGAGTTGATCGCTGAGTACTCCCCACAAACAATCCAGATCACCGCCCGTGACAGTGGACCGGGTATCAGCGACGTGGAATCGGCGATGACGGCGGGCTGGACTACCGCCAGTGAATGGATACGCTCCCTCGGCTTTGGTGCCGGAATGGGACTGCCCAATGTCAAATCAGTGGCAGATGACTTCACCATAGAGAGCACGCTCAATGGTACAACAGTTGTCTGTGTTATTGCATTGCACCCAAATCAGGAGGAAACATAG
- a CDS encoding ammonium transporter, which yields MFVSVDTLWVLLGSVLVFFMQAGFAMVETGFTRAKNAGNIIMKNLMDFSLGSAVFWILGFSLMFGGSNPFIGALDLFVRGSYDSNIPTAAFLIFQTVFCATAATIVSGAMAERTKFSSYCLYSIVISAVIYPISGHWIWGGGWLSTLGFHDFAGSTAVHMVGGVAAFWGAKIIGARIDKYDEKGNAKAIPGHSLTLGALGVFILWFCWFGFNGGSSLSLTGDEAIVSTSTIMVTTNLAAAFAATATMVLTWVRYKKPDVSMTLNGALAGLVGITAGCDAVSPVGAALIGIISGIVVVFSVEFFEKVVHIDDPVGAISVHGVCGALGTILTGLFALDGGLFYGGGLALLGIQSVGVLSVMLWVSLTMGLVFFLIKKTVGLRVSKEEEIAGLDLEEHGLASSYADFMPVVAGFKPTASIDEAVPVVNKVPPASTPSRDAEMYKVVIVSRQSKFNTLKEALNDIGVMGMTLTQVMGCGMQKGQKEYYRGVPVSPTLLPKMQVETVVSKVPVRTVIETAKKALYTGHVGDGKIFVYTVDNVVKVRTGEEGYDALQDEVVPE from the coding sequence ATGTTCGTATCGGTAGACACCTTGTGGGTGTTGTTGGGTTCTGTGTTGGTGTTTTTCATGCAGGCCGGATTTGCCATGGTTGAGACTGGTTTCACCAGGGCGAAGAATGCAGGAAACATCATCATGAAGAACCTGATGGACTTCAGTCTGGGAAGTGCGGTGTTCTGGATTCTGGGATTCTCGTTGATGTTCGGGGGAAGCAATCCATTCATAGGAGCCCTCGATCTGTTTGTCCGTGGCTCATACGACTCAAACATCCCCACCGCTGCATTCCTGATATTCCAGACAGTATTCTGTGCAACGGCGGCCACCATTGTAAGTGGAGCGATGGCAGAGCGGACCAAGTTTTCCTCTTATTGCCTGTATTCAATTGTGATCAGTGCAGTCATCTATCCGATCAGCGGACACTGGATCTGGGGAGGTGGTTGGCTTTCAACCCTGGGATTCCACGATTTTGCAGGTTCTACCGCTGTGCATATGGTTGGTGGGGTTGCAGCATTCTGGGGAGCAAAGATCATCGGTGCAAGGATTGACAAGTATGATGAGAAGGGTAATGCAAAGGCAATCCCAGGGCATAGCTTGACCCTTGGAGCACTCGGGGTGTTCATTCTCTGGTTCTGTTGGTTCGGCTTCAATGGTGGTTCCTCCCTCTCTCTTACCGGTGATGAGGCAATTGTCTCTACATCTACCATCATGGTAACTACGAACCTCGCTGCAGCTTTTGCAGCTACTGCTACCATGGTCCTGACCTGGGTTCGGTACAAGAAGCCGGATGTATCCATGACACTCAATGGAGCCCTCGCAGGTTTGGTTGGCATTACCGCAGGTTGTGATGCAGTCTCTCCTGTAGGTGCTGCGCTCATTGGAATCATCAGCGGCATCGTGGTAGTGTTCTCTGTCGAATTCTTTGAGAAAGTGGTACACATTGATGATCCGGTTGGGGCCATCTCTGTACATGGGGTCTGTGGTGCGCTGGGCACTATACTTACAGGGTTGTTCGCGCTCGATGGTGGACTCTTCTATGGTGGAGGCCTTGCCCTACTGGGTATCCAGAGTGTAGGTGTTCTCTCTGTGATGCTATGGGTATCCCTGACCATGGGATTGGTTTTCTTCCTTATCAAGAAAACAGTAGGACTGCGTGTCAGCAAGGAAGAGGAGATTGCAGGCTTGGACCTCGAGGAACATGGCCTTGCATCCAGCTATGCTGACTTCATGCCGGTTGTAGCTGGGTTCAAACCCACCGCATCCATCGATGAGGCAGTCCCTGTGGTAAACAAAGTCCCACCTGCTTCTACCCCTTCACGTGATGCAGAGATGTACAAGGTGGTCATTGTCAGTCGCCAGAGCAAGTTCAATACGCTCAAGGAAGCCTTGAATGATATCGGGGTCATGGGAATGACGCTGACCCAGGTAATGGGATGTGGAATGCAGAAAGGTCAGAAGGAGTACTACCGTGGGGTGCCAGTCTCTCCCACCTTGCTTCCCAAGATGCAGGTTGAGACAGTGGTAAGCAAGGTTCCTGTACGGACGGTGATCGAGACGGCAAAGAAAGCCCTGTATACCGGACATGTCGGAGATGGAAAGATCTTCGTGTACACGGTTGACAATGTCGTCAAGGTACGTACCGGTGAGGAAGGGTACGATGCACTGCAGGATGAAGTGGTTCCCGAATAA
- a CDS encoding AAA family ATPase produces MNLFAAANEAEERKNQPLAYRMRPRNLDEYIGQDAIIGKGRLLRRAIQADQLSSVIFYGPPGTGKTTLARVIANTTKRHFSTLNAVLSGVKELRYEIEEARQRLELYSQGTILFVDEVHRWNKSQQDALLPWVENGTVILIGATTENPYFEVNAALVSRSRIFQLKSLTSEDLFAIAMQALGDKERGYGEYPVQFEEGALEHLVEIANGDARSLLNALQLAVETSLDVFPPPSGTEIYISKDSAEQSIQKKAVLYDKEGDYHFDVISAFIKSIRGSDPDATLYWLARMVSAGEDPKFIFRRMLISACEDVGLADPSAIVVVQADAQAFERIGLPEGRFHLTHAALYLATTEKSNSTLAFFDALKGVEQQAQDEVPNHLRDGNRDAKGFGHGEGYLYPHAYQDHWVAQQYLPSSLQGKVYYEPSDQGYEKSIKEKVQRHREEQLESAQSDAFVENLSYSPGDKSRQRWVNRTISERGTLLKEIRERLFRGVQLRRSDRVLVCNAGHGMLLWEAYRSTPEGLVVAQVRNKDQADHINHYAESLSSVERPHVYAEPLETLLPHLEHGLQFEVILGRNLLSRAKLSEPLLGSLVSRLARNGSLHFAESVPVSGSRLSHFIKGEERLLLEKAETHLYGDPENPLTNWDESDLENLFSDRGLDVDIRSLNLFEHRMMEKQDIERYLSSSYLPAWKSLGIKIDEDALRTALFEQLANRPLEWKHHLAIIHAYRDGAITNESQSSDAKQWKDVQEKVHGSN; encoded by the coding sequence ATGAACCTATTTGCTGCAGCAAACGAAGCTGAAGAGCGGAAAAACCAACCACTGGCCTATCGGATGCGGCCACGTAACCTGGATGAGTACATAGGCCAAGATGCCATCATCGGCAAAGGTCGACTACTCAGGCGTGCAATACAGGCAGACCAGCTCTCCTCTGTCATCTTCTATGGTCCACCGGGAACGGGGAAAACCACCCTTGCAAGAGTGATTGCAAATACCACAAAACGACACTTCTCCACACTCAACGCAGTACTCAGCGGCGTCAAGGAGCTTCGCTATGAGATCGAGGAGGCTCGCCAACGCTTGGAGTTATACAGCCAGGGTACGATTCTCTTCGTCGATGAGGTACATCGTTGGAACAAGAGCCAGCAAGATGCACTACTGCCCTGGGTGGAAAATGGGACGGTTATCCTTATCGGAGCCACTACAGAGAATCCCTATTTCGAGGTAAATGCTGCTTTGGTAAGCAGGTCACGCATTTTCCAGTTGAAGAGTCTTACCAGTGAGGATCTCTTTGCCATCGCAATGCAAGCACTGGGGGATAAGGAGCGGGGCTATGGGGAGTATCCGGTTCAGTTCGAGGAAGGAGCTCTTGAGCACCTGGTAGAGATTGCCAACGGAGATGCAAGAAGCTTGCTCAATGCCCTTCAACTTGCCGTGGAGACGTCGCTAGACGTCTTTCCTCCACCCTCAGGAACTGAAATCTACATTTCCAAGGATTCTGCAGAACAATCGATACAGAAGAAGGCAGTGCTGTATGACAAGGAAGGTGATTACCACTTCGATGTCATCAGTGCATTTATCAAGAGTATTCGTGGCAGCGACCCTGATGCAACACTTTATTGGCTTGCCAGAATGGTGAGCGCCGGGGAAGACCCGAAGTTCATTTTCAGAAGAATGCTGATCAGTGCCTGCGAGGATGTTGGATTGGCCGACCCATCGGCAATTGTTGTGGTTCAGGCTGATGCTCAGGCCTTTGAGCGTATCGGATTACCCGAAGGCCGCTTCCATCTTACCCACGCTGCGCTCTATCTCGCAACTACAGAGAAGAGCAACTCTACCCTGGCTTTCTTTGATGCACTCAAGGGTGTTGAGCAACAAGCCCAAGATGAGGTACCGAACCACCTTCGTGACGGAAATCGAGATGCAAAAGGATTCGGTCATGGGGAAGGATATCTCTACCCTCATGCCTATCAGGATCACTGGGTTGCTCAGCAATACCTCCCATCTTCCCTGCAAGGAAAGGTGTATTACGAACCGAGTGACCAAGGCTATGAAAAGAGCATCAAGGAGAAGGTGCAGAGACATAGGGAAGAGCAACTCGAGAGTGCCCAGAGCGATGCCTTTGTCGAGAACCTCTCCTACTCTCCTGGAGACAAGAGCAGACAGAGATGGGTCAATCGTACCATCAGTGAGCGAGGCACATTGCTCAAGGAGATCCGTGAGCGTCTTTTCCGAGGTGTTCAGCTCAGACGGAGTGACCGGGTGTTGGTGTGCAATGCTGGACATGGAATGTTGCTTTGGGAGGCGTATCGATCAACACCAGAAGGATTGGTGGTTGCCCAGGTAAGAAACAAGGACCAAGCGGACCACATCAACCACTATGCTGAATCACTCTCCTCAGTGGAGCGTCCCCATGTATATGCAGAACCGCTGGAAACACTGCTTCCCCACCTTGAACATGGATTACAGTTTGAGGTGATCTTGGGAAGAAACCTGCTCAGCAGGGCAAAGCTATCAGAACCACTGCTTGGCAGTCTTGTATCCCGTTTGGCTAGGAATGGTTCACTGCACTTTGCTGAAAGTGTACCTGTTTCAGGCTCAAGACTCTCTCATTTCATCAAGGGGGAAGAGCGGCTATTGCTTGAGAAGGCGGAGACCCATCTCTACGGTGACCCAGAAAACCCGCTTACCAACTGGGATGAGAGTGACTTGGAAAATCTTTTCAGCGATCGAGGTCTTGATGTTGATATTCGCTCCCTCAACTTATTTGAGCATAGGATGATGGAAAAACAGGACATCGAACGATATCTCTCCTCATCCTATCTCCCGGCATGGAAGTCTTTGGGAATAAAGATTGATGAAGATGCACTGAGAACCGCATTATTTGAGCAGCTGGCAAACCGCCCGCTCGAATGGAAACACCATCTTGCGATCATACATGCCTACCGAGATGGAGCTATTACCAATGAATCCCAGAGCAGTGATGCAAAGCAGTGGAAAGACGTACAAGAGAAAGTGCATGGAAGCAACTGA
- a CDS encoding Bax inhibitor-1/YccA family protein: MAEQKSSILQNVQVRERTILKNVYLWMTAGLGLTALISYFVASNPALLQALVGNMMGFLLLVIGQFALVFYLTARLDRMSQASAIGAFLAYSALNGIMLSTIFIVYTGAVIYKSFLTAALMFAGMSLYAMTTKRDLNRIGSYLVMGMWGLIGTMVLNMFLGSSGLDYLISFAGVAIFLGLTAWDTQKIVRWNQSYGTDIGEETFTKLSIIGALSLYLDFLNLFLFLLRIFGRSDR, from the coding sequence ATGGCAGAACAAAAGAGTTCAATACTTCAGAATGTACAAGTCCGTGAACGGACGATATTGAAAAACGTATACCTTTGGATGACTGCAGGACTTGGCTTGACGGCCTTGATTTCCTACTTTGTAGCAAGTAATCCTGCACTTCTCCAGGCACTTGTCGGGAACATGATGGGTTTTCTCCTGCTCGTCATCGGACAGTTTGCATTGGTATTCTACCTCACTGCACGCCTTGATAGGATGAGCCAGGCAAGTGCCATTGGTGCATTCCTTGCATATTCTGCACTCAACGGCATAATGCTGAGTACCATCTTTATCGTGTATACCGGAGCCGTCATATACAAGAGTTTCCTCACAGCAGCGCTTATGTTTGCCGGGATGAGCCTCTATGCTATGACAACGAAGCGTGATCTTAACAGGATCGGCTCATACCTGGTCATGGGCATGTGGGGTTTGATTGGGACAATGGTGCTTAACATGTTCCTTGGTTCTAGCGGTCTAGATTACTTGATCAGCTTTGCCGGTGTAGCCATCTTTCTTGGTCTCACTGCATGGGATACCCAGAAGATTGTACGTTGGAACCAGAGCTATGGAACAGATATCGGCGAGGAGACCTTCACCAAGTTGAGCATAATCGGAGCACTCTCTCTCTATCTCGATTTCCTCAACCTTTTCCTATTCCTCTTGCGGATTTTCGGTCGTTCAGACCGCTAG